The genomic segment TCAATGGTATTGCTGGCTTAGCCGTTGCCAAGTAACGGACAATTACTTAGAAATTATCGAACAGTTGTCATCTGCGAATTTGGCGGAGTACCAACAGTCAAGCGTGCTCGTCTACGGAGATTTCGAACATGCGGATGATGCGTTAATTCGCATGCATTCAATTTGCCATACTGGCGATATATTTGGTAGTAAAAGATGCGATTGCGGCTATCAGCTCAAGCAATCGATGCAGAATATTGCGGACCATGGGACGGGTGCGCTGTTTTATTTAGCGAATCATGAAGGGCGTGGTATTGGTTTATTCAGCAAAGCGATGGCCTATGTGCTGCAGGAAAATGGCTATGATACAGTGGAAGCAAACGAAAGTCTTGGATTTGTCGACGACTCCAGAAATTATGATGATGCGATTCAGGTACTCAAGACGCTACGGACAAAACCTGTTAAGCTCATGACAAATAATCCAAAGAAACTGGATGCACTGAAAAATGCTGGGCTCCCTGTATCCGGAAGAGAACCTATATGGGGCGATAAATCAGAGTTCAATGAAAGTTATTTGCAGACAAAGATTGATCGTTCAGGCCATTTAGATGAAAAAGGAACTCAGCCAAATGACTAACCATGAATTTTACATGAATTTAGCCCTAAGCAATGCGCGCGCGATGAAAGGACAGACAGATCCAAATCCACTCGTCGGTTCGGTTATTGTTAATGACAATCGAGTAGTTGGCATCGGGACACATTTAAAGGCTGGAGAACCGCATGCGGAAATACATGCCATTCGGATGGCTGGTGATAGGGCAAAAGGCGGCACGATTTATGTGACCCTTGAGCCATGCTCGCATTACGGGCGAACGGGTCCTTGTGCACTAGCCATTGTTGAAGCCGGGATTAACAAAGTTGTTATCGCTACGCTTGATCCAAATCCTGTCGTTGCCGGTAACGGTGTCAAGATTTTGGAAGATGCCGGAATCGAGGTCATCGTCGGCATAATGGAAGAGGAATCTCGCCAGATGAATGAAGTATTTAACAAGTTCATCGTCGAACAAAAGCCTTTCATGACGATGAAAGCAGGAAGCACATTGGATGGTAAAATCGCTACACACACTGCCGATAGTAAGTGGATTACATCCGCCGAAGCTAGGCATGACGGACATGTACTACGCAATGAAAATATGGCTATTTTAGTTGGCGTCAATACAGTAATTGAGGATGATCCCGAATTAACTACACGGATCCCTAATGGAAGGAATCCGATTCGCGTCATTTTAGATTCTACACTACGAATTCCACTGGATTCAAAGATCGTAACCGACGGACAGGCACCCACTTGGATTTTCACTGCACAAGAGGTTGACCAAGTAGCTAAACAAAAGCTAGAAGAACAAGGCATTTTAATCTTCTCAACTTCCGGAGTGAAACAGGTGAACCCAAATGACGTCGTCCGCATTCTTGGTGAAAAGCTTATTTCATCTGTTTTGATTGAAGGCGGCGGCTCGATTCACGCTGCTTTCCTTGAAAATCGACTCGTCGACAAAGTAGAAATTTATATCGCACCTAAATTAGTCGGAGGTGCCCATGCACCAACATTTCTTGAAGGTACAGGCGTGGAATTAATGCGTGATGCTGTGGACTTAGCAGATCTCCAGATTACCCCCGTCGGCAAAGATTTCAAGTTCACGGGCTATCCGCGATATACTGCAAATGAATAGAGGTTATGGAAAATGAAATTCGGTTTTGACATAGATGATACGTTGATTAATTTGAGGGAACATGCTTTTCAACTTTACAACAAGAAGTTGAATCGGACAGTGGCGGTAGATCTCTTCCACGCACTGGATAAGGTTGAAATTCATGAGCTTTTTGACATGACTGCTGAACAAGGCAATCAAATGTGGAATCGTTCATTGGAAGAAATCTATTTCACATCCTGTCCTCCCTATCCAGATGCAGTGGAAACCTTACAAAGGCTGGATAGAGAAGGACATGAAATTTATTATATTACGGCGAGACCCGACGTGCATGGCAAGCGTACAATCGAGTGGATGATTGAAAATGGGTTTCCTGTTGACAAAGATAAGTTTTATTACGGCATGAAAGATGAAGACAAAGTCAACATCATCAAGGATTTGCACCTAGACTATTATTTCGATGACAAGCCTGCGGTTCTTGAAACGTTGAGGAATCATCCCCTTAAATTGTTCGCCAAAAGCCAGTCGTATAATCGACATCTGGATATTCTTCGGATTAATGAATGGTCTGAGTTGTTTGGTTTGCTGATTGGTGAGAAGAAATAGGGATCGTTTTTAGGTGTTAGACATAGAGAAATCCAGCCATTTGTGAACTTGGCTGGATTTTTTTGTTGTTCAATTGGTGCCGCTGTTTCCGGTTCTGTTGCTAGCTCGGGTTTCGTTTCTATACTCGATTCAGATGGCAACACTGGTGGTGTCCCCCAATTCCCCAATCGAGGAGAGTCGGATGAGGTATATGATTGGTTGACGGGATATATGATCGGTTAGTGGCGGTTATGATCGCTTGGCAGGATATATGATCGGTTAGTGGGATATATGATTGACAGCCCGCCAGTTATGATCGGTTGGCGGGATATATGATTGACAGCCCGCCAGTTATGATCGGTTGGCGGGATATATGATTGGCAGCGCGGCAGTTTTGATCAGTTGGTGGGATATATGATCGGCGGACGGGCGGTTTTGATCGGTGAGAAGAAATAGGGATAGTTTTAGGTGATAAACATACAGAAATCCAGCCATTAACGTACTTGGCTGGATTTTTGTCATTCAATAGACCTTGATTGCGTCTGATTTGCAGGGGTTCATTGGCACTGACCCGCGCCTGCAAGTTATTCTGAAGTCGGCTCCGTTATTGGCGCTGTTTCCGCTTCAGATGCTGGCTCGGATTTCGGTTCTGTTTCCGATTCAGATGGCAACACTGGTTTTATCTCCAATTCAGGTTCTGGAGTTGGTTCCGGTTTCACTTCCGCCCCCGGTTCTGGAGCTGGTACCGGTTTTACTTCTGGTTTTGGTGTTGGCTTGATTGGAACGGCTGGGTTTTCCAAGTCTTCGATGGCTTGCTTTTGTTTCGCATCCAGCTCAGCAATGATTGCCTCTTTTTCTTTAGTGAGATCAATTTCTATTTTCGCTTTTAAAGTAGCAGCATGTTCCTTCAATGCTCGTGTCCGAAGATCTTTTTCTTTAATTGTAAATGCCGCCAAGTCCTCCTCGGCTCTTTGCTTTTCTTTCTCCACTGCTACTTTTAACTCTTTTGAGAGAGAAGCTATTTCTTCTTCAATTGCCCTATCTATATCCTCAATGGCTTTATCTTTTTCACTTGCAAACCAAGTTGCCAATAGACTATCAATACCCTGTCCCGCAAAAGCCATATTCATTCCGTTTCCAAGGCCAATCGTTAACATGAGGGCACCGAGTAATATACCTACCTTTTTAAAACTGAATGTACTATTATATTTTTTGAATTTATTCAACATATTTATACCTCCATTTAAAGCAATAAGGACCCCTAGAAATCAGGTCCTTATTGAGCGTGATTACTTATTCATAAATTCAATCACTTTTGCTTCTAACGTTTGTTTGGCAGCACTTTCTAACTCGTCTGCTTTTTTAACAATAAGATCTTGTTGATCAGCAACTAATTTATCAGTTTTCTCGGTAATAAGCCCGAGTAGCCTAGAGATTTCGACGTCAACTAAACGATTAATCTCAGCGATGGTAGCTCCGCTTTTTTCATTTAGTTTATCTTGTAAGAAGGACTTTGTAGTTCTGATTTCCCATTCTAGTTCACCAATCGATTTATTTGTTTGTTTTTCAATTTCTAATTCTAAATGAGCTAGAGCTGCTGCCCCATCTTTACCAGTATGTCTTTTTAAATCAAATTCAGCTAGCGCCAAAGCTCCTTTACCCGTCGCATTTAAGGCCCTGTTAGCACTATCTTCGATTTTCTTAAATTCGCTATCTATATTGTTCTGTATCTCAGCTTTTTTAGCATTAATCGAATTGATGTAGTCTCGTGCTTCTTTATTGATTCCACCTGTAGCATCATTAGTTTCAGTATCTCGCGTTTCATTAATGCCTTTTGTAGCACCCGTTTTCAGGCCTTTAACATTCTCTGCAAAGCCGCTAAATCCAGCAGCAGAATGCTTCAACGTATCCGTGGCAATCGATCTTTCTGATTTTTTAAATTGTCCATCGTACCAGCTTTTCAAACCAGCTCCAGCATCTGTTGCACCCAATGCTGCCCCGCCACCTGATACCAGTGCTACTGCCATTACTCCTGCGATTACTTTACCTTTTACTGTTTTGAACATTTAATTATCCCCTTTTATCATATTGGTTTGTATGAGTGCTTATTCGCTAAATACGTCTTCTACCATCTTTTCGAATTCCTGATCAATTTGTGCTTCAATATTCTGCTTGTCCACATAATCATTGAAGTTTACGTTTTCAAGTTTATTAACCGTAGCGTTCAGACTATTTATCGTGTCAGCCTGATACTTTTCGATGCCGGACTCCGCTTCTTTCACCTTATCGTCACGGAAACTTGCCAATGCATCATCAATGCTTTTTTGTGATTCATTCACAAAAACATTAACCTCTTTAAAAACCATTATCAAACCGGTAGCCGTAGCTGCACCTAACTTTTCGCTTTCTTTATGGAATGCATTCTTATACCATTGGGAAAGGTTCTGTCCTGGATTGCCACTTGCATAAATGGTTCCTGCGCCTATTAAGAGAGTAAACACCAGAACAAACCCAAGAATTTTTTTCATCGTTGACACCTCTTTAGTAGATTTCATACTTTTTTATGAAAATCTCCTCCAATGCTTTTTTCGGCTTGTTACCTTTTTAGTAACTACTTTTAGTATAGGAGTATTCCTGTCGGGCATCCTCACTCTAAAGAGTACTTTTCTGGTATCGTTTGTCTACTTCGATTTTCTACTTTAGTGTAGTGTCGGTGCACTTTTGTACCAGTTTACTTCTACTTCAATGATTGGCTCTATTTTATAGAAGTAAATTTGTATACTGATTAATCGATGGGTAGTAAATAACTGAAGAGTATTAATTCACTAAAATACAAGTTAATAACCAAAAAAGAACCTCCTCAACAGCAAGAGCCGATATGCATCGCAAACGTACAATTGAGTGGATGATTGAAAATGGCTTTCCTGTTGACAGTAACAAGTTTTCTCACCAGAATTTCATGCAAATAAATGGTTAATCAACAGCCGTGAAAGTCAATATGATTAATCATTTAAACCAAGACTATTATTTCGATGACAAGCCTGCGGTTCTTGAGACGTTGAGGAATCATCCCCTTAAATTGTTCGTCAAAATCCAGTCGTATAATCGACATCTGGATTTCCCACGGATTACTGATTGGTCGGAATTGTTTGGTTTGCTGATTGGTGAGAAGAAATAGGGATCGTTTTTAGGTGTTAGACATAGAGAAATCCAGCCATTTGTGAACTTGGCTGGATTTCTTTGTTGTTCAATGCTTTTTTTGAATAATGAAGTTTAGTAGGTACTCATTTCACTTCGGTATCGCATAAACAATATACCGTTGCGGTGCATTGCCGATATACCGAAATGGATAGCATGTGGATAAAGTCAGCACTTCTTCCGGTGCTGTAGAACGGATGACTGTTGTATCATTTGCATCTACAATTTCCGTATCCACAACGGCATATGTAAAGGTACCATGCTGCATTTCCATAATGATTGTATCGCCATTTTGCAATTTATCCAATCCGGTAAACACGGTGTCCCTGTGTCCCGATAACAGAATTTGATCTTTTTGCCCGGGATAAACGGTGCCTGTGTAGTGACCAACGCCTTGCTTTAAAGCATCGTCATCCGTCCCTTCCACAATGGGAAGCTCTTTTTGGATAATGGGAATTTGCAGGATGCCGATTGTTTGACCGTTCTGAAAAGACAGGTCGGGATGGGATGACTCAAGCTGGGGTGACTTTATTTTTTGTTTTTCCAACTCCCCCTTTGCCTGAACCAGTGCGGCTTTTTCCGACTGCTGTGCGGATTTTAGCTGCACACTGGCGTAGCCAATGAAAAATAATCCACTCGCCAGCAAAAACACAGCCATTTTTTTCAGCAAATTACATCACCTCCAGCTAATAAAGGATGTGTTGATTCATCTCATATTCACTTCAGTTTTGACGAAAAACAGAAAAGCTACCAAGGCACGATACGCCATGCACAGGCAGCTTTTCAAAATTTTCTCTTTAACCAATTAGCCATTTGAGTCATTTACGTGGCTATTGAGCTATCTTCATCCGTCTGTAATGTCTGATGATCATCAACACAATTCCACCTGCCACAAGTACAGAACCAACTAACATCAAATTAAATATATTTGTTGACGTGGCAGGCAAGTTGAACCCGGCTGTTGTTGGAACGCCGCTGTCGATCTGTCCTGGTATTGTGACTTGAACCGCCGGGCTATCGCTTCCTCCCTCCGCAGGGTTATCGCTTCCTTCCTCCGCAGGGTTATCGCTTCCTCCCTCCGCAGGGTTATCGCTTCCTCCCTCCGCAGGGTTATCACTTCCTCCCTCCGTAGGGTTATCGTTTCCTCCCTCCGCAGGATTATCGCTTCCTCCCTCCGTAGGGTTATCGCTTCCTCCCTCCGCAGGGTTATCGCTTCCTCCGTCCCCTGGGTTATCGCCTCCTCCATTCCCCGGGTTATCTCTTCCTTCCGCCGTAAAAGTGAAAACAAATGCCGCCCCAAGGCCTTGAAAATCATTTCCAAGGTGCTCCGGAAAACGAATAGTGATGTCCAGATTCTCCCCGCTGCCGCGTGTAAGTTTTCTTGCGGGCAGAGATTTAAATGCAGCCAATTTGCCCTGATACAATTCCTTGCCGTCGACTTTTATTTCCAGCAGTAGCTCGTTGAACAGCTTTTTTTCTCCACTGTTTTCTAACTGCATTTGGTAGGCAAAATCTTTGCTACCTACGTTTTGGACTGTAATGGTCCGAGGCGCCCAGTCACCAGGCTTCATATTGCTGATTTCAAATAACGTATCATTTGGTGAAATGCTGATGTCTATATCATCCTTGCCCGCGTTGTCTTCACCATCTGCAAATACGCTCGTAACGGGAAAGAAACATATTCCGCTTATTAATAAAAGAATCGGGAAAACTCGAAACAGTTTACTCATGGTAATGCCTCCTTACATATCTTAGCGATCGATTCAGGAAGAACTTTCTCCGCCATCTTCCCCCACTATATTCACCTTTTTTTTCGGAGCCAATTCGATTTCTCCAAGT from the Sporosarcina psychrophila genome contains:
- the ribD gene encoding bifunctional diaminohydroxyphosphoribosylaminopyrimidine deaminase/5-amino-6-(5-phosphoribosylamino)uracil reductase RibD gives rise to the protein MTNHEFYMNLALSNARAMKGQTDPNPLVGSVIVNDNRVVGIGTHLKAGEPHAEIHAIRMAGDRAKGGTIYVTLEPCSHYGRTGPCALAIVEAGINKVVIATLDPNPVVAGNGVKILEDAGIEVIVGIMEEESRQMNEVFNKFIVEQKPFMTMKAGSTLDGKIATHTADSKWITSAEARHDGHVLRNENMAILVGVNTVIEDDPELTTRIPNGRNPIRVILDSTLRIPLDSKIVTDGQAPTWIFTAQEVDQVAKQKLEEQGILIFSTSGVKQVNPNDVVRILGEKLISSVLIEGGGSIHAAFLENRLVDKVEIYIAPKLVGGAHAPTFLEGTGVELMRDAVDLADLQITPVGKDFKFTGYPRYTANE
- a CDS encoding class D sortase, yielding MLKKMAVFLLASGLFFIGYASVQLKSAQQSEKAALVQAKGELEKQKIKSPQLESSHPDLSFQNGQTIGILQIPIIQKELPIVEGTDDDALKQGVGHYTGTVYPGQKDQILLSGHRDTVFTGLDKLQNGDTIIMEMQHGTFTYAVVDTEIVDANDTTVIRSTAPEEVLTLSTCYPFRYIGNAPQRYIVYAIPK
- a CDS encoding 5' nucleotidase, NT5C type, with the protein product MKFGFDIDDTLINLREHAFQLYNKKLNRTVAVDLFHALDKVEIHELFDMTAEQGNQMWNRSLEEIYFTSCPPYPDAVETLQRLDREGHEIYYITARPDVHGKRTIEWMIENGFPVDKDKFYYGMKDEDKVNIIKDLHLDYYFDDKPAVLETLRNHPLKLFAKSQSYNRHLDILRINEWSELFGLLIGEKK
- a CDS encoding GTP cyclohydrolase II, which produces MLNLKLEPKVLDVLKDKIQMIPTDEGAIYLVGPIQLPVNLHGETVVFQWYCWLSRCQVTDNYLEIIEQLSSANLAEYQQSSVLVYGDFEHADDALIRMHSICHTGDIFGSKRCDCGYQLKQSMQNIADHGTGALFYLANHEGRGIGLFSKAMAYVLQENGYDTVEANESLGFVDDSRNYDDAIQVLKTLRTKPVKLMTNNPKKLDALKNAGLPVSGREPIWGDKSEFNESYLQTKIDRSGHLDEKGTQPND